From a single Sphingobium sp. genomic region:
- the rplS gene encoding 50S ribosomal protein L19 encodes MNLIQTLEQEAIAELAAKKSIPEFRAGDTLRVGVKVIEGDRTRIQNYEGVCIARSNKGMGSNFTVRKISFGEGVERVFPLYSPNVESIEVVRRGAVRRAKLYYLRGRTGKKARIAERKITTKQGAEG; translated from the coding sequence ATGAACCTGATCCAGACGCTTGAGCAAGAGGCAATTGCCGAACTTGCTGCCAAGAAAAGCATCCCGGAATTCCGGGCCGGTGATACGCTCCGCGTGGGCGTGAAGGTGATCGAAGGCGATCGCACCCGTATCCAGAACTATGAAGGCGTGTGCATCGCGCGTTCGAACAAGGGCATGGGATCGAATTTCACCGTTCGCAAAATTTCGTTCGGCGAAGGCGTAGAGCGCGTATTCCCGCTTTACAGCCCCAATGTCGAAAGCATCGAAGTGGTTCGTCGCGGTGCCGTGCGCCGTGCGAAGCTCTATTATCTGCGTGGCCGCACCGGTAAGAAGGCGCGTATCGCCGAGCGTAAGATTACGACCAAACAGGGAGCCGAAGGCTGA
- the rpsP gene encoding 30S ribosomal protein S16 codes for MALAIRLSRGGSKKRPYYRIVVADARSPRDGKFIERIGSYNPLLGKDDANRVILNGERAKHWLAAGAQPSDRVARFLDVAGVKERAAKANPKKGEPGQKAKERAEDKAAKLAEAEEAAAAAAAAPAVEEAAAEEAPAAEEAAAAEEAPAAEEAAAEEKAEG; via the coding sequence ATGGCATTGGCAATTCGTTTGTCGCGCGGCGGCAGCAAGAAGCGCCCCTATTACCGGATCGTTGTTGCGGACGCCCGCAGCCCGCGTGACGGCAAGTTCATCGAACGTATCGGCAGCTACAACCCGCTGCTCGGCAAGGATGATGCCAACCGCGTCATTCTTAACGGTGAGCGTGCGAAGCACTGGCTTGCCGCTGGTGCCCAGCCTTCGGATCGCGTTGCCCGCTTCCTCGACGTTGCTGGCGTGAAAGAACGCGCTGCCAAGGCGAACCCGAAAAAGGGTGAGCCCGGCCAGAAGGCGAAGGAGCGCGCAGAGGATAAGGCTGCCAAGCTGGCTGAAGCTGAAGAAGCCGCCGCTGCCGCTGCTGCTGCTCCGGCTGTAGAAGAAGCTGCCGCTGAAGAAGCACCCGCTGCTGAAGAAGCTGCTGCCGCTGAAGAAGCACCTGCTGCTGAAGAAGCTGCTGCTGAAGAAAAGGCCGAGGGCTGA
- a CDS encoding urate hydroxylase PuuD codes for MSKFFGNLHAVLGVGFVLALALIFAVPANGDLEQQTIRWLHTFFGILWIGLLYYFNFVQIPTMPKIPAELKPGVSKHIAPSALFFFRWGAALTVLFGLIIAHRAGYLVDALMLGETHRLIGIGMWLALIMAFNVWFVIWPAQQKALGLVEADDATKAAAATRAMMFSRTNTLLSIPMLYAMIAFNGG; via the coding sequence ATGAGCAAATTTTTCGGTAATCTGCACGCAGTGCTCGGGGTCGGCTTTGTGCTGGCACTCGCGCTGATTTTCGCGGTGCCGGCCAATGGCGATCTGGAACAGCAAACGATCCGCTGGCTGCACACTTTCTTTGGTATCCTCTGGATCGGCCTGCTCTATTATTTCAATTTTGTGCAGATCCCGACCATGCCGAAAATCCCGGCAGAACTGAAACCGGGCGTTTCGAAGCATATCGCTCCGTCGGCGCTGTTCTTCTTCCGCTGGGGCGCGGCACTGACCGTGTTGTTTGGTCTGATCATTGCTCACCGCGCAGGGTATCTGGTTGACGCACTGATGCTTGGCGAAACCCATCGCCTGATCGGTATCGGCATGTGGCTGGCACTGATCATGGCGTTCAACGTCTGGTTCGTGATCTGGCCGGCCCAGCAAAAGGCGCTTGGCCTTGTCGAAGCCGACGATGCGACCAAGGCAGCAGCTGCGACCCGTGCGATGATGTTCTCGCGCACCAACACGCTGCTTTCGATCCCGATGCTTTATGCAATGATCGCCTTTAACGGCGGCTGA
- the trmD gene encoding tRNA (guanosine(37)-N1)-methyltransferase TrmD has translation MTFQTQILTLYPEMFPGPLGISIAGRALADGKWSCSPIQIRDFATDKHRTVDDTPAGGGAGMVLKADVMAAAVDHAIEKTPDFPILAMTPRGKPMTQQRVRELAEGPGVTIICGRFEGFDERLFEARPQIEQVSMGDIVLSGGEMGALMLLDACIRLLPDVMGAPDSGDEESFEQGLLEYPHYTRPAEWEGRMIPEVLRSGDHAKIKAWRKQKAEDDTRLRRPDLWERYNNARD, from the coding sequence ATGACCTTTCAAACCCAGATTCTTACGCTCTATCCGGAAATGTTTCCCGGCCCTCTCGGTATTTCCATCGCCGGGCGCGCTTTGGCGGACGGGAAATGGTCCTGTTCGCCGATCCAGATCCGTGATTTTGCAACTGACAAGCACCGTACGGTTGACGATACGCCGGCCGGTGGTGGGGCAGGGATGGTGTTGAAGGCTGACGTCATGGCGGCTGCGGTTGACCATGCGATTGAAAAAACACCTGATTTTCCGATCCTTGCGATGACGCCACGGGGAAAGCCGATGACGCAGCAACGGGTCCGCGAACTGGCTGAAGGCCCGGGCGTCACCATCATTTGCGGCCGCTTTGAGGGCTTTGATGAACGGCTGTTCGAGGCGCGGCCGCAAATCGAGCAGGTCAGCATGGGCGATATCGTGCTTTCCGGAGGGGAAATGGGGGCGCTGATGCTATTAGATGCTTGCATTCGGCTGCTTCCCGACGTAATGGGCGCGCCCGATAGCGGTGATGAGGAGTCCTTTGAACAAGGCCTTCTCGAATATCCGCATTACACCCGACCCGCTGAGTGGGAAGGGCGTATGATCCCTGAAGTGCTGCGATCGGGGGATCATGCGAAAATCAAGGCCTGGCGGAAACAAAAGGCTGAAGATGATACACGGCTACGCAGGCCAGACCTTTGGGAGCGTTACAACAACGCTCGGGACTGA
- a CDS encoding superoxide dismutase, which translates to MPYILPDLPYAPDAFGDILSAEAFEYHHGKHHQAYVTKTNELIGADASLSGAALSEVIRAAREGGQTSLFNNAAQLWNHSFYWQCLSPDAQQPSGRLKDMIDQSFGSFDAMKTALHKEAVGHFASGWAWLVLDKGSLKILSLHDADTPAAHAMQPLLTIDVWEHAYYIDYHNARPDYVRNLLDRAINWEFVAQNLDGKGVSRADQ; encoded by the coding sequence ATGCCTTACATTCTTCCCGATCTTCCTTATGCCCCTGATGCTTTCGGAGACATACTTTCCGCCGAAGCGTTCGAATATCATCACGGCAAACATCATCAGGCCTATGTCACGAAAACCAACGAATTGATCGGCGCAGATGCGTCGCTATCGGGTGCCGCGCTTAGTGAGGTGATCCGTGCCGCGCGCGAAGGTGGCCAAACCAGCCTGTTCAACAATGCGGCGCAGCTATGGAATCACAGCTTTTACTGGCAATGCCTGTCGCCCGATGCGCAGCAGCCCTCTGGAAGGCTCAAGGACATGATCGACCAGTCGTTCGGTTCGTTCGACGCAATGAAAACCGCGCTGCACAAAGAGGCTGTTGGCCATTTTGCAAGCGGTTGGGCGTGGCTGGTGCTCGATAAAGGAAGTTTGAAGATCCTATCTTTGCACGATGCCGATACGCCGGCGGCACATGCCATGCAGCCCTTGCTGACAATCGATGTGTGGGAACATGCCTATTATATCGACTATCACAATGCCCGGCCGGACTATGTGCGTAACTTGTTGGATCGGGCAATTAACTGGGAATTTGTCGCCCAAAATCTGGATGGCAAAGGGGTCAGCCGGGCTGACCAATAG
- a CDS encoding EAL domain-containing protein, with protein sequence MIARKQTHADDGTALPKGRHSSSWLSNLLIIGALGTFVFVGGAVGTQLVGQFFGSGRTTDQAMVSALLLNIALILMIWRRTTALSDEVDVYRKAEVRAQHLAITDPLTNLFNRRAIKEKASELTNRASRRGKSVAFMMIDLDGFKKVNDLYGHDSGDQLLREVADRMRDTVPPSSVLARLGGDEFGVCVVFEPEFPETVDRIAEDLIDILSRAITIGDTDHSITASIGISRPEIDCDSIDMLIRRADIALYAAKKNGKNGFCWFENGMEVELRTRNSLEADIRAAIPNDEFVPYFEQQIDLETGELSGFEMLARWVSPVRGLIPPDEFIPVAEETGMIGDISLGIIRKAMLEAKNWDPKLTISVNISPVQLKDPWLAQKIVKLLVETGFPANRLEVEITESSLFKNLSLAQSIVGSLKNQGIRIALDDFGTGYSSLAHLRALPFDRIKIDRSFVSTMLQNPESAAIVSAIAGLGSSLDVPITAEGIEEEVLIPRLRDLGCSKGQGWYYGQPMTIDAVRKLLAERNLLHARRSSNLAQKSNISAPVDTPAVNRAAG encoded by the coding sequence ATGATCGCCAGAAAACAGACACATGCGGACGACGGCACGGCACTGCCAAAGGGCCGGCACAGTTCAAGCTGGTTGAGCAACCTGCTGATCATTGGCGCGCTGGGCACTTTTGTTTTCGTCGGCGGCGCAGTGGGTACCCAACTGGTCGGCCAATTTTTCGGCAGCGGCCGGACAACCGACCAGGCGATGGTATCGGCGCTCCTCCTCAACATCGCGCTAATCCTGATGATCTGGCGCCGGACCACGGCATTGAGCGACGAGGTCGATGTGTACCGCAAGGCTGAAGTACGTGCCCAGCATCTCGCCATCACCGACCCTTTGACAAATTTGTTCAATCGCCGCGCAATCAAGGAAAAGGCCTCCGAACTGACCAACCGGGCATCACGCCGGGGCAAGTCTGTGGCTTTCATGATGATCGACCTGGATGGCTTCAAAAAGGTCAACGATCTTTACGGCCATGACAGCGGCGACCAGTTGCTGCGCGAAGTTGCAGACCGGATGCGCGATACCGTGCCGCCGTCCAGCGTATTGGCGCGGCTTGGCGGCGATGAATTCGGTGTCTGCGTCGTCTTCGAACCCGAATTTCCCGAAACTGTCGATCGCATTGCCGAAGACCTGATCGATATACTGTCCCGCGCGATCACCATCGGTGACACCGATCACAGCATCACCGCGTCAATCGGCATCAGCCGGCCGGAAATTGACTGCGATTCGATCGACATGCTGATCCGTCGCGCCGACATCGCGCTCTATGCGGCGAAAAAGAACGGTAAAAACGGCTTTTGCTGGTTTGAAAATGGCATGGAAGTCGAGCTGCGCACGCGCAATTCGCTGGAAGCCGATATCCGCGCCGCGATCCCCAATGACGAATTTGTTCCCTATTTCGAACAGCAGATCGATCTGGAAACGGGCGAGCTTTCGGGCTTTGAAATGCTGGCGCGCTGGGTATCCCCGGTACGCGGATTGATCCCGCCCGACGAATTCATCCCTGTTGCTGAAGAAACCGGCATGATCGGCGACATTTCGCTCGGCATCATCCGCAAGGCGATGCTTGAAGCAAAGAATTGGGATCCCAAGCTGACGATTTCGGTGAATATTTCACCGGTTCAGCTCAAAGACCCCTGGCTTGCCCAGAAAATCGTCAAGCTGCTGGTCGAAACCGGCTTTCCGGCGAACCGGCTCGAAGTCGAGATCACCGAAAGCTCGCTATTCAAGAATCTAAGCCTCGCCCAGTCGATCGTCGGCAGCCTCAAAAACCAGGGCATCCGGATTGCGCTCGACGATTTCGGCACGGGCTACAGCTCGCTTGCGCATCTGCGCGCCCTGCCCTTTGACCGGATCAAGATCGACCGCAGTTTCGTCTCGACGATGCTGCAAAACCCCGAAAGCGCGGCGATCGTTTCTGCCATCGCCGGATTGGGCAGCAGCCTTGACGTGCCGATCACCGCAGAAGGAATTGAGGAAGAGGTTCTGATCCCGCGCCTGCGTGATCTGGGCTGCAGCAAGGGTCAGGGCTGGTATTATGGCCAGCCGATGACGATTGATGCGGTGCGCAAACTACTCGCCGAACGCAATTTGCTGCACGCGCGCCGTTCGTCGAACCTCGCCCAAAAAAGCAATATATCCGCGCCAGTCGACACCCCGGCGGTCAATCGCGCCGCAGGATGA
- the ftsY gene encoding signal recognition particle-docking protein FtsY, whose product MSEKPGWRERMFGGFKKTSSKLTDNLAGLVTKSKLDADTLDAIEEALIVSDLGPATAAQIRDTLASSRFDKGIDLAGIRQVVADELTEILAPVAKPLEIEAFPRPQVILVIGVNGSGKTTTIAKLAHLFVEQDYGVLLAAGDTFRAAAIGQLKVWADRVGVPIITGPEGGDSASIVFDAVKKATAEGIDVLIVDTAGRLQNKSELMDELAKIRRVLGRLNPAAPHDVVLVLDATTGQNALSQIEVFKEVAGVTGLVMTKLDGSARGGILVAAAKQFGLPIHAIGVGESMEDLRPFDPRDLATAIAGSA is encoded by the coding sequence ATGAGTGAGAAACCCGGCTGGCGCGAACGGATGTTCGGCGGCTTCAAGAAAACGTCCAGCAAGCTGACCGACAATCTGGCGGGACTGGTCACCAAGAGCAAGCTTGATGCCGACACCCTTGATGCGATTGAGGAAGCGTTGATCGTTTCGGATCTTGGGCCGGCCACCGCTGCGCAGATCCGCGACACACTGGCCAGTTCGCGTTTCGACAAAGGCATCGATCTTGCCGGCATCCGCCAAGTTGTCGCTGACGAGTTGACAGAAATTCTCGCTCCTGTCGCCAAACCACTTGAAATTGAAGCCTTTCCAAGGCCGCAGGTCATTCTGGTGATTGGCGTTAACGGGTCGGGCAAGACCACAACCATCGCAAAGCTGGCGCATCTGTTTGTCGAACAGGATTATGGCGTCCTGCTGGCGGCGGGCGATACCTTCCGTGCAGCCGCCATCGGCCAGCTCAAGGTCTGGGCTGACCGCGTCGGCGTACCCATCATTACCGGCCCCGAAGGCGGGGATTCGGCCAGCATCGTCTTTGACGCCGTCAAAAAGGCAACAGCCGAGGGAATTGACGTATTGATTGTCGACACCGCCGGCCGACTGCAGAACAAAAGCGAGTTGATGGATGAACTGGCCAAGATCCGCCGCGTCCTTGGCCGCCTCAACCCCGCTGCCCCGCATGATGTCGTTCTGGTGCTCGATGCCACGACGGGCCAGAATGCGCTTTCGCAGATTGAGGTTTTCAAGGAAGTGGCCGGCGTTACCGGGCTGGTGATGACCAAGCTTGATGGCAGCGCGCGAGGCGGCATCCTTGTTGCCGCGGCCAAACAGTTCGGCCTGCCCATTCACGCCATCGGCGTTGGTGAGAGCATGGAGGATCTGCGCCCCTTTGATCCGCGCGATCTTGCAACCGCCATAGCAGGTTCGGCATGA
- the dapF gene encoding diaminopimelate epimerase: MAAPFHKMHGLGNDFVVIDARTEPVAMTAARAHAIADRRTGIGCDQLILLEPSAIADIKMRIFNADGSEVEACGNATRCVATLMDGPARIETLAGILETRPQESSATVFFNPPALDWELIPLAMPMDTADMPVGWEVLERPMAVNVGNPHAIFFVPDCDAIDLERLGPLIETDPLFPEKVNVNVATVRGPHNVQLRVWERGVGLTLACGTGACATAVAAIRSGRAQSPVTVALPGGTLTISWEHGGAIEMEGPATHVFTGSADWSQFG; the protein is encoded by the coding sequence ATGGCCGCTCCGTTTCACAAGATGCACGGGCTGGGCAATGACTTTGTCGTCATCGATGCCCGCACCGAACCCGTCGCAATGACGGCGGCGCGCGCGCACGCCATTGCCGATCGCCGCACAGGCATTGGCTGTGACCAGCTGATCCTGCTTGAACCCTCTGCCATCGCCGACATCAAGATGCGGATTTTCAACGCCGACGGCAGCGAGGTAGAGGCGTGCGGCAATGCCACCCGCTGCGTCGCGACGTTGATGGACGGGCCCGCGCGGATCGAAACGCTGGCCGGCATATTGGAAACGCGGCCTCAGGAAAGCAGCGCCACCGTCTTTTTCAACCCGCCCGCGCTGGATTGGGAATTGATACCGCTCGCTATGCCGATGGACACGGCCGACATGCCCGTCGGCTGGGAGGTGCTGGAACGGCCAATGGCGGTCAATGTCGGCAACCCACATGCCATCTTCTTCGTGCCCGATTGCGACGCCATCGATCTGGAACGGCTGGGCCCGCTGATCGAGACCGACCCGCTTTTCCCCGAAAAGGTCAATGTTAACGTCGCCACAGTGCGCGGCCCGCATAACGTCCAACTGCGCGTGTGGGAGCGCGGCGTCGGCCTGACCCTTGCCTGCGGCACCGGCGCCTGCGCCACCGCGGTCGCCGCAATCCGCAGCGGCCGTGCGCAATCACCGGTGACGGTCGCCCTGCCCGGCGGCACATTGACGATAAGCTGGGAACATGGCGGCGCGATCGAGATGGAAGGCCCCGCCACCCATGTCTTTACCGGCAGCGCAGACTGGAGCCAGTTCGGTTGA
- the rimM gene encoding ribosome maturation factor RimM (Essential for efficient processing of 16S rRNA), giving the protein MTEKTVVLAAVAGAHGVTGEVRLKLFAESVDSLKRHKSYNGGALTLKSVRAHKDGAIARFAEVVDRNAAEALRSTLLTVSRAELPPLGDGEYYYSDLIGVACVSTDGTDLGTCIAVENFGAGDILEIQKSDGKKFMVPMNVQAVPEWGERIVVDAAFAE; this is encoded by the coding sequence ATGACCGAAAAAACGGTTGTTCTGGCCGCCGTTGCCGGTGCGCATGGCGTGACGGGCGAAGTCCGGTTGAAGCTGTTTGCCGAAAGTGTGGACAGCCTCAAACGGCATAAAAGCTATAATGGCGGCGCACTGACCTTAAAATCGGTGCGTGCCCACAAAGACGGCGCAATCGCCCGTTTTGCCGAGGTCGTTGACCGCAATGCCGCAGAGGCGCTGCGTAGCACCTTGCTGACCGTATCGCGCGCGGAATTGCCGCCGCTGGGCGATGGCGAATATTATTATAGCGATCTGATCGGTGTGGCGTGCGTTTCGACCGATGGCACCGACCTTGGCACCTGCATCGCGGTCGAAAATTTTGGCGCGGGCGATATTCTCGAAATTCAGAAATCCGACGGCAAGAAATTCATGGTGCCGATGAACGTGCAAGCGGTACCCGAATGGGGCGAGCGGATCGTCGTCGATGCGGCCTTTGCCGAATGA
- the mtaB gene encoding tRNA (N(6)-L-threonylcarbamoyladenosine(37)-C(2))-methylthiotransferase MtaB: MSGAEIITMGCRLNLAESHALAEQLGDASDLVIVNSCAVTNEAVRQTRQAIRQARKRRPDARIVVTGCAAQIEPQTFEAMAETDAVIGNVEKQSPALFAIDGPKVRVSDIMAVQATAPHLATAFSGNTRAFVEVQTGCDHRCTFCIIPYGRGNSRSVPAGQVVEHVQRLVDRGIQEVVLTGVDVTSYGHDLPGRPDLGLLVERILRHVPGLPRLRLSSIDGVEIDARLFALITGEPRLMPHIHLSLQAGDNMILKRMKRRHSREQAIEIVARMKAARPDIAIGADIIAGFPTEDEAMFENSLALVDQCDIVHGHIFPYSPKAGTPAARMPQVPAAAIKARARALREAVAARRGAWLASLTGSSQKIVVEAGGTSGHSENFAYVELDQSQPEGSLVTATIEGHENGRLKGKLAA; this comes from the coding sequence TTGAGCGGCGCAGAAATCATCACCATGGGCTGCCGCTTGAACCTTGCGGAAAGCCATGCCCTTGCCGAGCAACTGGGGGACGCCAGCGATCTTGTGATCGTCAATAGCTGTGCCGTCACCAATGAGGCGGTCCGCCAGACGCGTCAGGCGATCCGCCAGGCCCGCAAGCGCCGCCCCGACGCGCGGATTGTCGTTACCGGCTGCGCTGCACAGATTGAACCGCAGACGTTCGAGGCAATGGCAGAAACCGATGCCGTCATCGGCAATGTGGAAAAACAGTCCCCCGCTTTGTTCGCGATTGACGGACCCAAGGTCCGCGTCAGCGACATCATGGCGGTGCAGGCAACCGCGCCGCATCTTGCCACCGCCTTTTCGGGCAATACCCGCGCCTTTGTAGAGGTGCAGACGGGGTGCGACCATCGCTGCACCTTTTGCATCATCCCTTATGGCCGCGGTAACAGTCGCTCGGTTCCCGCCGGTCAGGTCGTCGAACATGTCCAGCGCCTTGTGGATCGCGGCATACAGGAAGTGGTGCTGACCGGGGTCGACGTCACCAGCTATGGCCATGATCTGCCCGGCCGGCCCGATCTGGGTCTGTTGGTGGAACGCATCCTGCGCCATGTGCCCGGCCTGCCCCGCCTGCGCCTGTCCTCTATTGACGGGGTCGAGATTGACGCCCGGCTGTTCGCATTAATTACTGGCGAGCCACGGCTGATGCCGCATATCCACCTTTCGCTGCAAGCCGGCGACAATATGATCCTGAAACGCATGAAACGCCGCCATAGCCGCGAACAGGCAATTGAGATCGTCGCCCGTATGAAGGCTGCACGCCCCGACATCGCCATTGGCGCAGATATCATCGCCGGTTTCCCGACAGAGGATGAGGCAATGTTCGAAAACAGCCTTGCGCTGGTCGACCAATGCGACATCGTCCATGGCCATATCTTTCCCTATTCGCCCAAGGCGGGCACCCCGGCCGCGCGCATGCCGCAAGTGCCGGCAGCAGCGATCAAGGCGCGCGCCCGCGCGCTGCGCGAAGCCGTCGCCGCACGGCGCGGGGCCTGGCTTGCCTCACTGACCGGTTCTTCTCAGAAAATCGTCGTCGAAGCAGGCGGCACATCTGGCCATTCGGAAAATTTCGCCTATGTCGAACTTGATCAGTCGCAACCAGAAGGCAGCCTTGTCACGGCGACAATCGAAGGACATGAAAATGGACGGCTCAAAGGAAAGCTTGCCGCATGA
- a CDS encoding inner membrane-spanning protein YciB, whose product MNEAATPAKPKHGTLSFALDFGPLLLFFIASKLGSSPTDPKQGAIVGTAVFMAAIIVAAIISRVKLGRISPMLKLTAGLGVFFGALTLWFHDERFIQIKPTIIYAFFALLLIGGWLRGRALLRYVLEAAYDGLNDTGWLKLSLNWGLFFAALALANEAMRAMLDFDLWLTLKVWGVTIVTFVFALANIPMLMRHGLKLGEEPPAPPQD is encoded by the coding sequence ATGAACGAGGCCGCTACGCCCGCAAAGCCAAAACATGGCACACTCAGCTTCGCGCTCGATTTCGGGCCGTTACTGCTGTTTTTCATCGCATCAAAACTGGGCAGTTCGCCGACCGATCCCAAACAGGGGGCGATTGTCGGTACAGCGGTGTTCATGGCCGCGATCATCGTCGCCGCCATCATTTCGCGCGTGAAACTGGGCCGGATATCCCCGATGCTAAAGCTGACCGCAGGGCTTGGCGTGTTTTTCGGGGCATTGACCCTGTGGTTTCATGACGAGCGCTTCATCCAGATCAAGCCAACGATCATCTACGCCTTTTTCGCGCTCCTGCTGATCGGTGGCTGGCTACGCGGCCGGGCATTACTCCGTTATGTGCTTGAAGCGGCCTATGATGGCCTCAACGATACAGGCTGGCTCAAACTCTCGCTCAACTGGGGCTTGTTTTTCGCGGCACTGGCGCTGGCCAATGAAGCCATGCGTGCGATGCTCGACTTCGACCTGTGGTTGACGCTCAAGGTTTGGGGCGTGACGATTGTCACCTTCGTCTTTGCGCTGGCCAATATCCCGATGCTGATGCGGCACGGGCTGAAACTTGGTGAAGAACCGCCCGCACCGCCGCAAGACTGA
- the ffh gene encoding signal recognition particle protein has product MFDKLSDRLGGVFDRLRGRGALNEADVREAMREVRVALLEADVALSVARDFVEKVTEQAVGQSVLRSVTPGQQVVKIVNDALVEMLGADASELDLAVTPPAIIMMVGLQGSGKTTTTAKIAKRLKEKERKKVLMASLDVNRPAAQEQLATLGTQIDVATLPIVSGQQPVDIAKRAMQAAKLQGFDVLMLDTAGRLHVDQQLMDEMKAVANVATPQEILLVVDSLTGQDAVNVAQNFGEQVNLTGVVLTRMDGDARGGAALSMRAVTGKPIKFAGVGEKMDALEAFQPSRVAGRILGMGDVVGLVERAAQVVEQEDAEKLAAKMAKGQFDLDDLRAQLRQMTKMGGLGALAGMMPGMKKAKAAMAQSGMDDKILHRMDAIIGSMTQKERSKPELLNAKRKIRVANGSGATVQDVNRLLKMHKEMETAMKRIKKMGGLKGLAALFGKSGGDLGATMEGMHGLPKGGLGGGFPGLPGMPGSGGGLPSDIAKLLNKKK; this is encoded by the coding sequence ATGTTCGACAAGCTGAGCGACCGGTTGGGAGGCGTGTTTGACCGCCTGCGCGGTCGCGGCGCGTTGAATGAAGCCGATGTCCGTGAGGCAATGCGCGAAGTCCGCGTCGCCTTGCTCGAAGCCGATGTGGCGCTGTCTGTTGCGCGCGACTTTGTCGAAAAAGTAACCGAACAGGCCGTGGGCCAGTCTGTGTTGCGCTCGGTCACCCCAGGTCAGCAAGTCGTCAAGATCGTCAATGACGCGCTTGTCGAAATGCTTGGTGCCGATGCCAGCGAGCTTGATCTGGCGGTAACGCCGCCCGCGATCATCATGATGGTCGGCTTGCAAGGCTCGGGTAAGACCACGACGACGGCGAAGATCGCCAAGCGGCTGAAGGAAAAAGAGCGCAAGAAGGTGCTGATGGCGTCGCTCGACGTCAATCGTCCTGCCGCGCAGGAACAACTCGCGACGCTGGGCACGCAGATTGACGTTGCGACCTTGCCGATCGTTTCCGGCCAGCAGCCGGTCGATATTGCAAAGCGCGCGATGCAAGCGGCCAAGCTGCAGGGCTTTGACGTGCTGATGCTCGATACTGCGGGTCGTCTGCATGTCGACCAGCAGTTGATGGATGAAATGAAGGCGGTGGCCAATGTTGCCACGCCGCAGGAAATCCTTCTCGTTGTCGACTCTCTGACCGGTCAGGACGCGGTCAACGTCGCCCAGAATTTCGGCGAGCAGGTCAATCTCACCGGTGTCGTGCTGACCCGTATGGATGGCGATGCGCGCGGTGGTGCGGCGCTGTCGATGCGCGCGGTTACCGGAAAGCCGATCAAATTTGCCGGCGTTGGTGAAAAGATGGATGCGCTTGAGGCGTTCCAGCCTTCGCGCGTTGCCGGACGCATCCTTGGCATGGGCGATGTCGTTGGCCTGGTTGAGCGTGCGGCACAGGTCGTCGAACAGGAAGACGCCGAGAAACTCGCCGCCAAAATGGCGAAGGGCCAATTCGATCTTGACGATCTGCGCGCCCAGTTGCGGCAGATGACCAAGATGGGCGGTCTTGGCGCGCTTGCCGGAATGATGCCCGGCATGAAAAAGGCGAAGGCCGCGATGGCGCAGAGCGGGATGGACGACAAGATCCTGCACCGCATGGATGCGATCATCGGATCCATGACGCAAAAGGAACGCAGCAAGCCGGAGCTTCTGAACGCGAAGCGCAAGATCCGCGTCGCCAATGGTTCAGGCGCGACTGTGCAGGATGTGAACCGTCTCCTGAAAATGCACAAGGAGATGGAAACCGCGATGAAGCGGATCAAGAAAATGGGCGGCCTTAAGGGGCTTGCTGCCTTGTTTGGAAAATCGGGCGGCGATCTGGGCGCGACAATGGAAGGCATGCATGGCCTTCCCAAGGGCGGTCTTGGCGGGGGCTTTCCCGGCCTTCCCGGAATGCCTGGCAGCGGCGGTGGATTGCCATCGGATATTGCGAAATTATTGAATAAAAAGAAGTAA